A portion of the Calothrix sp. 336/3 genome contains these proteins:
- a CDS encoding NAD(P)H-quinone oxidoreductase subunit F has protein sequence MNQLLFATSWWLPAYGLLGAVCALPWAMGLIRRTGPRPAAYFNLLTTFLAFIHSLLVFKDIWSIDVENLVITWFTAGDFHLSFALEISQVSIGASVLITGLSLLAQVYALGYMEKDWALARFFALMGFFEAALSALAISDSLFLSYAVLEVLTLSTYMLVGFWYAQPLVVTAARDAFLTKRVGDLLLLMGVVALSTMAGSLNFPDLYEWAQTAQLSPLTSNLLGLALIAGPAGKCAQFPLHLWLDEAMEGPNPASVMRNSMVVAGGAYVLFKLQPILALSPIALNALVIMGTVTAVGATLVSLAQIDIKRALSHSTSAYMGLVFLAVGMQQGGVALMLLLSHAIAKALLFMSSGSVIFTTSTQDLTEMGGLWSRMPATTTAYVVGAAGMVTILPLGSFWAMLSWADGFAFSSPWVVGVLVLVNGLTVLNLTRVFRLIFWGEPQQKTRRAPEVAWQMAVPMVTLTITTLLLPMMLQQWYLLPSWESINWVVMISLIASSVLGLFIGSTMHLHKAWSRSRILAWRFIQDLLGYDFYIDRVYKLTVVSAVALLSKISNWSDRYLVDGLVNLVGFAAIFGGQSLKYSISGQSQGYMLTIVVGISILGFLISWSLGLLDSWHF, from the coding sequence GATTGATTCGCCGCACAGGTCCTAGACCGGCAGCATACTTTAACTTGTTGACTACGTTTTTAGCTTTTATCCATAGCTTGTTAGTCTTCAAAGATATTTGGAGCATTGATGTGGAAAATCTTGTGATTACTTGGTTTACTGCGGGGGATTTTCATCTTTCTTTTGCTTTAGAAATATCACAAGTTAGTATTGGGGCATCAGTTTTAATTACAGGTTTGAGCCTGTTAGCACAAGTATATGCCCTGGGCTATATGGAAAAAGATTGGGCATTGGCGCGTTTCTTCGCCTTGATGGGATTTTTTGAGGCGGCGTTAAGTGCACTAGCCATCAGTGACTCACTCTTTCTCAGCTATGCGGTTTTAGAAGTTTTAACCCTCTCAACCTATATGTTGGTAGGGTTTTGGTATGCTCAGCCCTTAGTTGTGACAGCTGCTAGGGATGCGTTTTTAACTAAGCGGGTAGGTGACTTACTGCTATTGATGGGGGTTGTTGCCCTATCAACGATGGCAGGGAGTTTGAATTTTCCAGATTTATATGAATGGGCACAAACTGCTCAGTTAAGTCCTCTGACATCTAACTTGTTGGGTTTAGCTTTAATTGCTGGACCTGCGGGAAAATGTGCCCAGTTCCCCTTACACCTGTGGTTAGACGAGGCTATGGAAGGTCCGAACCCGGCATCGGTGATGCGAAATTCCATGGTTGTGGCAGGGGGAGCTTATGTATTATTTAAGCTGCAACCGATTTTAGCTCTATCTCCGATAGCATTAAATGCCTTGGTGATTATGGGTACGGTGACAGCAGTGGGGGCGACTCTGGTTTCCTTGGCTCAGATTGACATTAAGCGGGCACTATCCCACTCTACTAGTGCCTATATGGGTTTAGTTTTCTTGGCAGTAGGGATGCAACAGGGTGGTGTGGCTTTGATGTTGTTGCTTAGTCATGCGATCGCCAAGGCTTTATTATTTATGAGTTCCGGCTCAGTTATTTTTACAACCAGTACCCAAGATTTAACAGAAATGGGTGGTTTATGGTCACGGATGCCAGCCACAACAACAGCCTATGTTGTCGGAGCCGCAGGAATGGTGACTATTTTGCCCTTGGGTAGTTTTTGGGCGATGTTATCCTGGGCTGATGGCTTTGCCTTTAGTAGTCCGTGGGTTGTGGGAGTTTTAGTACTAGTCAATGGGTTGACTGTCTTAAATTTAACTAGAGTTTTCCGCCTCATCTTTTGGGGAGAACCCCAGCAAAAAACTCGCAGAGCGCCGGAAGTTGCTTGGCAAATGGCTGTACCGATGGTGACTTTGACAATCACAACCCTGTTATTACCGATGATGCTACAACAATGGTACTTGTTACCTAGTTGGGAGAGTATCAACTGGGTTGTGATGATTAGTCTGATTGCCTCCAGCGTTCTGGGCTTGTTCATTGGTTCTACCATGCATCTTCACAAAGCGTGGTCACGCTCTCGCATTTTGGCGTGGAGATTCATTCAAGATTTATTAGGTTACGACTTTTACATTGATCGGGTGTACAAGTTGACCGTAGTTAGTGCAGTGGCTTTACTATCGAAAATTTCCAATTGGAGCGATCGCTATCTGGTAGATGGTTTAGTCAACCTAGTTGGTTTTGCCGCTATTTTTGGTGGTCAAAGTCTGAAATATAGTATTTCTGGTCAATCTCAAGGATATATGCTCACCATTGTTGTTGGTATTAGTATCCTGGGTTTTCTTATTAGTTGGTCTCTTGGTTTATTAGATAGCTGGCATTTTTAG
- a CDS encoding NADH-quinone oxidoreductase subunit M codes for MLSALILLPLIGAAIICVLPEKIAPQASRSVALLVTIVAFILSLVLASQFNTTDIKQQFQEFLPWIDALGLNYHLGVDGLSLPLLVLNTMLTAIAVYSTDVNISRSRFYYALLLLLNAGVTGAFLAQDLLLFFLFYELELIPLYLLIAIWGGEKRGYAATKFLIYTAFSGILILASFLGMVWLSDAPSFALATLNSQTLPLVTQVWLLLGLLIGFGIKMPLVPFHTWLPDAHVEASTPISVLLAGVLLKLGTYGLLRFGMNLLPDAWSYLAPGLAIWAVVSVLYGSSCAIAQRDMKKMVAYSSVGHMGYILLAAAAATPLSILGAVLQMLSHGLISALLFLLVGVVYKKAGSRDLDVIHGLLNPERGMPVIGSLMVLGVMASAGIPGMFGFITEFILFRGSFPIFPLETLLCMIGTGLTAVYFLILTNRAFFGRLSPQVENLPRVYWSDRVPAIILAVLIVIFGIQPGWLMRWTEPTTSAMVHPQSVVANIHVSVE; via the coding sequence ATGCTCAGTGCTTTAATTTTGCTACCACTAATCGGAGCAGCAATCATTTGCGTCTTGCCTGAGAAGATAGCACCTCAAGCTTCTCGAAGTGTTGCTTTGCTTGTGACTATCGTCGCCTTTATTTTGTCCTTAGTATTAGCCAGTCAGTTCAATACCACAGATATTAAACAACAATTCCAAGAGTTTTTACCTTGGATTGATGCTCTGGGATTAAACTACCACCTGGGTGTAGATGGGTTATCTTTGCCATTATTGGTTTTGAACACCATGTTAACAGCGATCGCTGTGTACAGTACCGATGTGAATATTTCGCGATCGCGTTTCTATTATGCCTTACTGTTGCTACTCAACGCGGGTGTCACCGGTGCATTCCTTGCCCAGGATTTATTATTATTCTTCCTATTCTATGAACTAGAACTGATTCCCCTCTATCTGCTAATTGCTATTTGGGGAGGAGAAAAACGCGGTTATGCTGCTACCAAATTTCTGATTTACACGGCTTTTTCCGGAATCCTGATTCTGGCAAGTTTCCTGGGGATGGTGTGGTTGAGTGATGCTCCCAGTTTTGCATTGGCAACCTTGAACAGCCAAACTCTCCCCTTAGTCACCCAAGTTTGGTTACTCCTAGGTCTTCTGATTGGTTTTGGCATCAAAATGCCTCTAGTCCCCTTTCATACCTGGTTGCCAGATGCCCACGTAGAAGCATCTACCCCGATATCTGTACTTCTAGCAGGGGTTTTGCTGAAATTGGGAACCTATGGATTACTCAGATTTGGGATGAATTTATTACCCGATGCTTGGTCATACTTAGCTCCAGGACTAGCAATTTGGGCAGTGGTGAGCGTGTTGTATGGTTCTTCCTGCGCGATCGCCCAACGAGATATGAAAAAAATGGTAGCATATAGTTCCGTTGGGCATATGGGCTATATATTGCTTGCTGCCGCAGCTGCCACACCCTTGAGTATTTTGGGAGCAGTTCTGCAAATGTTAAGCCACGGATTGATATCTGCGCTTTTATTTCTCCTGGTTGGGGTAGTCTATAAGAAGGCAGGCAGTCGTGATTTGGATGTGATTCACGGATTGCTTAACCCGGAACGTGGAATGCCAGTTATTGGTAGTTTGATGGTTTTGGGTGTGATGGCAAGTGCGGGAATTCCAGGGATGTTTGGCTTTATTACAGAATTTATCCTGTTTCGTGGTAGTTTCCCTATCTTCCCCCTAGAAACACTTCTTTGTATGATTGGTACAGGGTTGACTGCGGTTTACTTCCTCATTTTGACAAATCGCGCCTTCTTTGGACGTTTATCACCCCAGGTGGAAAATTTACCTAGAGTCTACTGGAGCGATCGCGTTCCGGCAATTATCCTCGCGGTATTAATAGTTATTTTTGGCATTCAACCTGGTTGGTTAATGCGATGGACAGAACCTACAACTTCCGCAATGGTACACCCACAAAGTGTTGTGGCAAACATTCATGTCTCTGTAGAGTGA
- a CDS encoding CO2 hydration protein gives MVKNTSTHNSLFNEYIQRLESGGALLPDNPENVLEVVGILKSYGIVIDAYSHNLIYIANHQFLKFFPFFKYFNGKVSLPQLLRHWWHDRINFEYAEYCMKAMFWHGGGGLDNYLDTKDFKQRAQAVIAAKFKNNFFILGINELFPDFLIEQLRVSAYYSGLGQFWRVMADIFLSLSDLYDVGKITTVPQIVDHIKSGLVEAASKPITYSVTIQEKVYELLPTSLGLTFLADTAVPYVEAVFFRGTPFQGTVSYNAQAYQISPDQSRFQYGALYADPLPIGGAGIPPTLLMQDMRHFLPEYLHKIYRDSPRGEDDLRVQICMSFQKSMFCVTTAAILGLMPYAVDTQDIREQQENRVFLEKWLERLKNSRLQTVNS, from the coding sequence ATGGTGAAAAATACATCTACACATAATTCCTTATTTAATGAATATATCCAACGGCTCGAGAGTGGAGGTGCATTACTCCCAGATAATCCCGAAAATGTTTTAGAAGTCGTGGGTATACTCAAGAGCTATGGCATTGTTATTGATGCTTACTCCCACAATCTAATTTATATTGCCAACCATCAATTTCTTAAATTTTTCCCTTTCTTTAAATATTTCAATGGTAAAGTTTCTTTACCCCAACTTTTACGTCACTGGTGGCACGATCGCATTAACTTTGAATATGCTGAATATTGCATGAAAGCTATGTTTTGGCACGGTGGTGGGGGTTTAGATAATTATTTAGATACAAAGGATTTTAAGCAAAGAGCGCAAGCAGTAATTGCGGCAAAATTTAAAAATAATTTCTTTATCCTGGGTATCAATGAATTATTTCCTGACTTTCTGATTGAACAATTGAGAGTATCTGCTTATTACAGTGGATTAGGTCAATTTTGGCGAGTCATGGCAGATATTTTCCTCAGTCTTTCAGACCTATACGATGTTGGAAAAATTACCACAGTTCCCCAAATAGTAGACCATATTAAATCGGGTTTAGTAGAAGCAGCAAGTAAACCAATTACCTACTCTGTAACAATCCAGGAAAAAGTTTATGAATTGTTACCTACTTCCTTAGGTTTAACTTTTCTTGCTGATACGGCAGTTCCCTATGTGGAAGCAGTTTTCTTTCGAGGAACACCATTCCAAGGTACAGTTTCCTACAATGCCCAAGCGTACCAAATTTCCCCTGACCAGTCGAGATTCCAGTATGGAGCTTTGTATGCAGATCCACTACCTATTGGGGGTGCAGGTATTCCTCCAACTCTGTTAATGCAGGATATGCGTCATTTTCTGCCAGAATATCTTCACAAAATTTACCGTGATAGTCCCAGGGGTGAGGATGACTTACGGGTGCAAATTTGTATGAGTTTCCAAAAGTCGATGTTTTGTGTTACCACTGCTGCTATTTTGGGATTAATGCCCTATGCAGTAGATACCCAAGATATTCGTGAGCAGCAAGAAAATCGGGTGTTTTTAGAAAAATGGTTGGAGAGACTGAAAAATTCCCGGTTACAAACTGTTAATAGCTAA
- a CDS encoding YqaE/Pmp3 family membrane protein, translating to MDFVRIVCAILLPPLGVFLQVGFGLDFWINILLTLFGYIPGIVHAVWIIAKK from the coding sequence ATGGATTTTGTGCGAATTGTCTGTGCGATTTTGCTACCACCCTTGGGAGTTTTTCTGCAAGTGGGTTTTGGTCTGGACTTTTGGATTAATATACTTTTAACTTTGTTTGGTTATATTCCTGGAATCGTCCATGCAGTTTGGATAATTGCCAAGAAATAA
- the map gene encoding type I methionyl aminopeptidase has product MNILSNLLSQPTQPTQPKRQRRGIEIKSPREIEIMRQSAKIVATVLKEISELVQPGMTTADLDAHAEKRIREMGATPSFKGYHGFPASICSSINDEVVHGIPNNKKVIRTGDVLKVDTGAFYQGFHGDSCITIAVGDVTPEAAKLIRVAEECLYKGIEQVKAGNYLMDIAGAIEDHVKSNGFSVVEDFTGHGVGRNLHEEPSVFNFRTREMPNVKLRAGMTLAIEPILNAGSKVTRILSDRWTAVTVDKSLSAQFEHTVLVTDTGYEILTDRTQL; this is encoded by the coding sequence ATGAACATTCTCAGTAACCTGCTTTCTCAACCAACTCAACCAACACAACCCAAGAGACAACGTCGAGGGATTGAAATTAAATCACCCCGCGAAATCGAAATTATGCGGCAATCAGCTAAGATTGTTGCCACAGTACTCAAAGAAATTTCTGAGTTGGTTCAGCCAGGAATGACAACTGCTGACTTAGATGCTCATGCGGAAAAGCGCATCCGAGAAATGGGTGCAACACCAAGTTTTAAAGGGTATCACGGTTTCCCTGCTTCCATCTGCTCCAGCATCAATGACGAAGTTGTTCACGGTATTCCCAACAACAAAAAAGTTATTCGTACAGGAGATGTTCTCAAGGTAGATACCGGAGCCTTTTATCAGGGTTTTCACGGTGACTCCTGTATTACAATTGCCGTGGGAGATGTCACTCCGGAAGCAGCAAAACTGATTCGTGTAGCAGAAGAATGCCTATATAAAGGTATTGAGCAGGTAAAAGCTGGCAACTACCTTATGGATATTGCTGGTGCTATTGAAGACCATGTTAAATCTAATGGGTTTAGTGTAGTCGAAGACTTTACAGGTCACGGTGTTGGTCGTAATCTACACGAAGAACCATCCGTGTTTAACTTCCGAACTCGAGAAATGCCTAACGTTAAGCTACGAGCAGGAATGACACTAGCCATAGAACCAATTCTGAATGCAGGTTCTAAGGTGACACGCATTCTCTCTGACCGTTGGACTGCCGTAACAGTTGATAAATCCCTATCAGCCCAATTTGAGCATACCGTATTGGTGACAGATACAGGCTACGAAATTTTGACAGATAGAACTCAGCTATAG
- a CDS encoding plastocyanin/azurin family copper-binding protein has translation MIKIAIKICLFLTLWLTISCNHGGVAIAATNNILQQPPTKIEVSLGNSNNDIKFFPNHLEFTAGKRYTLQLNNPSSLKHYFTAKDFTDGIWTQKIEAGKVEVKGAIHDVELKPGATAEWIFVPMKPGTYNLRCTIPGHSEAGMTGDIMIKS, from the coding sequence ATGATAAAAATCGCAATAAAAATTTGTCTTTTTTTGACGCTGTGGTTGACTATCAGTTGCAATCATGGAGGAGTGGCGATCGCTGCAACAAATAATATCCTTCAGCAACCACCCACGAAAATCGAAGTTAGTCTTGGTAATAGCAACAACGACATCAAATTCTTCCCCAATCATTTAGAATTTACCGCAGGCAAGCGTTACACACTTCAACTCAATAATCCTAGTAGTCTCAAACACTACTTTACAGCCAAAGACTTTACCGATGGTATCTGGACACAAAAAATCGAAGCCGGTAAAGTCGAAGTCAAAGGAGCAATCCATGATGTCGAACTCAAACCAGGTGCAACAGCAGAATGGATATTCGTTCCCATGAAACCAGGAACCTATAATTTACGTTGTACCATCCCCGGACACAGCGAAGCAGGGATGACAGGGGATATCATGATCAAAAGTTAA
- a CDS encoding pitrilysin family protein, which translates to MFSTLRRYFVSFFLLILWLIAVFILHDGSAYSQLRADATEVNTLVSEVAQSTTNTSVTGNVRKTLLKNGLTVLTKEVHAAPVVTVQVWYKVGSRNEEAGINGIAHQLEHMLFKGTKSRPIQFGRLFSALGSDSNAFTSYDQTAYYGTAERDKLDALLLLEADRMQNSLIDAQQLVSEKRVVISELQGYENSSEYRLSRAVMQAAFPHHPYGLPVGGTKSDVEKFPVAQVRKYYRNFYSPNNAVLIVVGDFDTNQLLRKVEKTFAKIPKSGNISQVRQKISSTAKINTPIILKEPGAGALIHGVYPVPDVNHPDIPLLDVMNYILTEGRNSRLYQALVESGLASGVNGSVMSLLDGGWYEISLTASANEDLVKIDQVLQEAIANFQEIGVTEEEVKRAKKQLEASMILNNRDITSQAMQLGTDETTAGDYRYSDRYLTQVRQVQAKDVQRVAQQYLIATARTVGYFQPNQQQSQQVNINKNKTTQIAESFSSEAPENPREVFRYLPPLDRKNVTTIQSLPQQFNLPNGIRVLLLPDKSTPTVTLSGYIKAGTEFDPEEKSGLASLVTDNLMNGTTTQDAFTITKTLEERGANLKFNTYREGVEIQGSTLAGDLPILLQSLADVVQNSVFPTQELEISRHKAITELKQELDNPSAVARRIFVQSVYPKKHPLHTFPTEKSLENISRQDVMAFYEKHYRPDTTVLSLVGDFSSTQVRSLILDFFGSWEATGKPPTLKYPAVNLPSKIIRMNPVLPGKAQAITYMGGAGISRQDPRYYAALVLNQIFGGDTLSSRLGVEVRDRQGLTYGIYSTFQVGKNNGTFLIEMQTAPEDATKAIASTRKLLRQIHRFGVSSNEVETAKNTLISNYNVSLANPEELAYRMAINEIYGLKNEELRHFTQKIKAVNLKQVNQAARELLHPDKIIVVTAGPQIIAETIQ; encoded by the coding sequence GTGTTTTCCACATTGCGTAGATACTTTGTTTCATTTTTCCTGCTAATTCTCTGGTTAATTGCAGTATTCATCCTTCACGATGGTTCGGCTTATAGTCAACTGCGAGCAGATGCGACAGAGGTAAATACTCTGGTGTCTGAAGTAGCGCAAAGTACAACTAATACTTCTGTTACTGGTAACGTCAGAAAAACTTTATTGAAAAATGGCTTGACTGTATTGACGAAGGAAGTCCATGCTGCACCAGTAGTCACAGTTCAGGTATGGTATAAAGTTGGTTCTCGTAACGAGGAAGCAGGGATAAATGGGATTGCTCACCAGCTAGAGCATATGCTGTTTAAAGGTACTAAAAGTCGCCCCATTCAATTTGGACGTTTGTTCAGTGCTTTGGGTAGTGATTCTAATGCCTTTACTAGTTATGACCAAACGGCATACTATGGAACTGCTGAAAGAGACAAATTGGACGCATTGCTACTGTTAGAAGCAGATAGGATGCAAAACTCTCTCATAGATGCCCAACAACTGGTGAGTGAGAAGCGAGTTGTAATTTCCGAGCTTCAGGGTTATGAAAATAGTTCAGAGTACCGTTTGAGTCGCGCGGTAATGCAAGCAGCATTTCCCCACCATCCCTATGGTTTACCTGTAGGTGGAACAAAATCTGATGTGGAAAAGTTTCCAGTTGCACAGGTACGTAAATATTATCGTAATTTCTATAGTCCAAATAATGCAGTATTAATTGTTGTTGGCGATTTCGACACGAATCAATTATTAAGAAAAGTCGAAAAAACCTTTGCGAAGATACCCAAGAGTGGAAATATTAGCCAAGTTAGACAAAAAATCAGTAGCACGGCAAAAATCAACACTCCTATCATCTTAAAAGAACCAGGTGCAGGTGCGCTGATTCACGGGGTATATCCTGTACCAGATGTGAATCATCCTGATATTCCTCTGTTAGATGTCATGAATTATATTTTGACAGAAGGTCGGAACTCGCGCTTGTATCAAGCCTTGGTAGAATCTGGTTTAGCCAGTGGCGTGAATGGTTCGGTGATGAGCTTGTTGGATGGTGGTTGGTACGAAATCTCTCTCACTGCATCTGCAAATGAAGATTTAGTCAAAATAGATCAGGTACTACAGGAAGCGATCGCCAACTTCCAGGAAATAGGAGTTACAGAGGAAGAAGTCAAACGAGCGAAAAAACAGCTAGAAGCTTCCATGATTTTGAATAATCGTGATATCACCAGTCAAGCGATGCAATTAGGTACTGACGAAACCACAGCAGGGGATTATCGCTACAGTGATAGATATTTGACACAGGTACGTCAAGTGCAAGCAAAGGATGTACAACGTGTTGCCCAACAGTATCTCATAGCTACCGCTCGCACAGTTGGATATTTCCAGCCAAATCAACAGCAATCACAACAAGTAAATATTAATAAGAATAAAACAACTCAAATCGCAGAAAGTTTTTCGAGTGAGGCTCCGGAAAATCCCAGAGAAGTCTTCAGGTATTTACCACCCTTAGACAGGAAAAATGTCACTACGATTCAAAGTTTACCCCAACAATTCAATTTACCGAATGGTATTCGTGTACTGCTATTACCAGATAAAAGTACACCAACGGTGACACTTAGTGGTTATATTAAAGCTGGAACTGAGTTTGACCCCGAAGAAAAATCTGGTTTAGCATCCTTAGTGACTGATAACTTGATGAATGGCACAACCACACAAGATGCATTCACAATTACTAAAACTTTAGAAGAGCGGGGAGCAAATCTTAAATTCAATACCTATCGAGAAGGTGTGGAAATTCAAGGTAGCACTTTAGCTGGAGATTTACCGATTCTCTTACAATCCCTCGCTGATGTCGTACAGAATTCCGTTTTTCCAACACAAGAATTAGAAATTAGTCGTCATAAAGCCATAACTGAATTAAAACAGGAGTTGGATAATCCTTCTGCTGTTGCCAGGAGAATTTTTGTTCAGTCGGTGTATCCGAAAAAGCATCCTTTACACACTTTTCCCACAGAAAAAAGTTTAGAAAATATTAGTCGTCAAGATGTGATGGCTTTCTACGAAAAACATTATCGTCCTGACACTACAGTATTATCCCTTGTGGGAGACTTTTCTTCTACCCAGGTGCGATCGCTAATCTTAGATTTTTTTGGCTCTTGGGAAGCAACGGGTAAACCACCAACACTCAAATATCCTGCCGTGAATTTGCCCAGCAAAATTATCCGCATGAACCCCGTACTACCAGGAAAAGCACAAGCAATTACCTATATGGGGGGTGCAGGAATTAGTCGTCAAGATCCACGATACTATGCAGCCTTGGTCTTAAATCAGATTTTCGGTGGTGATACCCTATCTAGTCGTTTAGGGGTAGAAGTGCGCGATCGCCAAGGTTTAACCTACGGAATTTACAGCACTTTCCAGGTTGGCAAAAACAACGGCACATTTTTGATTGAAATGCAAACTGCTCCTGAAGATGCTACCAAGGCGATCGCCAGCACCAGAAAATTACTAAGGCAAATTCATCGATTTGGTGTCAGTAGCAATGAAGTCGAAACTGCTAAAAATACCCTGATCAGCAACTACAATGTTTCTCTGGCTAACCCCGAGGAATTAGCTTACCGCATGGCTATCAATGAAATTTACGGCTTGAAAAATGAAGAATTACGTCACTTCACTCAAAAAATTAAAGCAGTCAACCTCAAACAAGTAAACCAAGCTGCGCGGGAGTTACTCCATCCAGATAAAATTATAGTAGTCACCGCTGGACCTCAAATTATTGCTGAAACAATTCAATAG
- a CDS encoding VOC family protein: MHHASIRTADIHRAIAFYEQLGFTVCERFTTGYTLACWLEGLGGRIELIQIPQPKPAPDAFTDEHYVGYYHLSFDLTEITPDLPSYLEIIKIRFTENTQLQPLQILLEPCQQQIGDRIYEVAFIADTDGLPLEFIRAIT; encoded by the coding sequence ATGCATCACGCTTCTATTCGTACAGCAGATATTCATCGGGCGATCGCCTTCTACGAGCAGTTGGGTTTTACTGTCTGTGAGCGCTTCACCACAGGTTATACCCTGGCTTGTTGGCTAGAGGGTTTAGGGGGGAGAATTGAATTAATTCAGATACCCCAGCCTAAACCAGCTCCAGATGCCTTTACGGATGAGCATTACGTAGGTTACTATCATCTTTCCTTCGATTTGACGGAAATTACCCCAGATTTACCTAGTTACTTGGAAATTATCAAGATTCGTTTCACTGAAAATACGCAACTTCAACCGTTGCAAATACTTCTAGAACCCTGTCAACAACAAATTGGCGATCGCATCTATGAAGTAGCATTTATCGCAGATACGGATGGCTTACCCCTAGAATTTATACGTGCAATTACTTAA
- a CDS encoding TIGR02652 family protein translates to MMNPASLQYPIFGPEIHCPHCRQVIPALTLTDTYLCPRHGAFEANPDTGELIHLQSGRHWRRWNHDWYRQHTHPDGIRFEIHEALDKLYTQGYRATKVIIARRYQELMSGYLERSTPWRGGQSEVATARLYGLPVEFSPDPQEEPCWEVINFDLDKEPGVPVRYPYFRLFE, encoded by the coding sequence ATGATGAATCCAGCAAGCTTGCAGTACCCTATATTTGGTCCGGAAATCCATTGTCCCCATTGTCGGCAAGTTATTCCGGCATTGACACTGACTGATACCTATCTTTGTCCCCGTCACGGTGCTTTTGAAGCGAATCCAGATACGGGGGAATTAATTCACCTCCAATCTGGAAGACATTGGCGTAGGTGGAATCATGATTGGTATCGTCAGCACACCCATCCTGATGGCATTCGTTTTGAAATCCATGAGGCACTGGATAAGTTGTATACTCAGGGATACCGCGCAACCAAGGTAATTATCGCTCGGCGCTATCAGGAACTGATGAGTGGTTATTTGGAGAGAAGTACACCATGGCGCGGGGGACAATCGGAGGTAGCAACGGCACGCTTGTATGGTTTACCCGTGGAATTTAGTCCAGATCCCCAAGAAGAACCCTGCTGGGAAGTGATTAATTTTGATTTGGATAAGGAGCCGGGTGTGCCAGTGCGTTATCCTTATTTTCGCTTGTTTGAATAG
- a CDS encoding gamma carbonic anhydrase family protein — MSNPSYWSSVDISQAAFVADNAIVIGNVKIAAGASVWYTAVVRGDVELIDIGKYTNVQDGAILHGDPGKPTILEDYVTIGHRAVVHSAHIETGCLIGIGAIVLDGVRVGAGSIIGAGAVVTKNVPPLSLVMGVPGKVVRQVSTAEAQELIEHAERYQKLALVHAGKGTDRGF; from the coding sequence GTGTCTAACCCTTCCTACTGGTCATCTGTTGATATTTCTCAAGCTGCCTTCGTTGCCGATAACGCGATCGTGATTGGTAATGTCAAAATTGCTGCTGGAGCTAGTGTTTGGTATACAGCGGTTGTGAGAGGAGATGTAGAACTGATAGACATTGGTAAATATACTAATGTGCAAGATGGTGCTATTCTCCACGGAGACCCAGGAAAACCGACTATTCTAGAAGATTACGTTACCATTGGTCATCGTGCCGTAGTTCATTCAGCCCATATAGAAACAGGCTGTTTAATTGGGATTGGGGCGATTGTATTAGATGGCGTGCGTGTGGGAGCCGGTTCCATTATTGGTGCAGGTGCTGTTGTCACCAAAAATGTGCCTCCCTTATCCCTGGTGATGGGAGTTCCTGGTAAGGTTGTGCGCCAAGTTTCCACCGCAGAAGCCCAAGAACTCATAGAACACGCTGAACGTTACCAAAAGTTAGCCCTTGTTCATGCTGGTAAAGGTACAGATAGGGGATTTTAA
- a CDS encoding photosystem II protein Y, producing the protein MDIDMRVAVVLAPVAIAAGWAVFNIGAAALRQIQNFLNKEA; encoded by the coding sequence ATGGACATTGATATGCGTGTAGCTGTAGTTTTAGCTCCCGTGGCGATCGCGGCTGGTTGGGCAGTATTCAACATCGGTGCTGCGGCTTTAAGACAAATCCAAAACTTTTTAAACAAAGAAGCATAA